Proteins from one Pontibacter korlensis genomic window:
- a CDS encoding DUF5060 domain-containing protein encodes MKFDKSFTSGKNYDNPLYDVNEFKVHLTSPSGRKKMVNAFWDGGTTWRFRFAPDELGDWSYTLFALMKKIKGCIRYRAPLPVFRTKANSKFILREASRVLKLLIILHMQMALPSSTQPVRPGMALSNLLTKNGELTCSTG; translated from the coding sequence ATGAAGTTTGACAAAAGCTTTACAAGCGGAAAGAACTATGACAATCCGCTTTATGATGTCAACGAGTTTAAAGTACACCTTACCTCCCCCTCAGGCAGAAAGAAAATGGTGAACGCATTTTGGGATGGCGGCACTACCTGGAGGTTTCGCTTTGCGCCGGATGAGTTAGGTGACTGGTCTTACACCCTGTTTGCTCTGATGAAGAAAATAAAGGGCTGCATCAGGTACAGGGCTCCTTTACCTGTGTTCAGAACGAAAGCAAATTCGAAATTTATACTAAGGGAAGCATCACGCGTCTTAAAGCTGCTTATCATCTTACATATGCAGATGGCACTCCCTTCTTCTACACAGCCTGTACGGCCTGGAATGGCCCTCTCAAATCTACTGACGAAGAATGGAGAACTTACCTGCAGCACAGGGTAA
- a CDS encoding RagB/SusD family nutrient uptake outer membrane protein, with translation MKNISKQSRWMLAIVLLLMSVSSCKDDEFFEQTNPPETPWLNVNEFERAVIGAYAALLTDYWGAPISSHNFVKIIGSDVTYWIPGEGGNMDSDAMYYRKTNQETGYASGFFSTSYSVINNVNVALDFIAQHNGDPFPNASQADKEHNLPRIEGELLFLRAVTYRSLAAIHLPWYKTEGGNDARILPLRTTFPSTGEEAASSKIGTVEEIWQQIVADLTKAKELLPETYMAGVHHPTYQHGRANKFAAAAMLARVHFQMGNWDEAMKELNFVIDQNGGQYDLSEDPIDAWNKDSPIRGREVIWYQLFSDPNDGGRNYLHYASINKSHYEAMGGGGPISTGGNNSVAPWNGFTWSYDALARVGWMVDPKNGDYTETEEAKRDKRYQQLYYRYEGYKGPLTPEEEALGIWEARFEDVTTPMVWANKYYRGNVGIETNVPLLRLAEMYLTRAIIRHRQGDVAGATADVNVVRVRAGLDPLSSVTEEDIHNERIKEMHQEGDRLDYLRALHLPIPPGDRDPSQPFSTIEYPYTEYAWSIPQREKDLNAGYTGL, from the coding sequence ATGAAAAATATTTCGAAACAAAGCCGTTGGATGCTTGCCATCGTTCTGCTCCTCATGTCTGTGAGTTCCTGTAAGGATGATGAGTTTTTCGAACAAACGAACCCACCCGAAACTCCTTGGCTAAACGTGAACGAGTTTGAGAGAGCCGTGATCGGAGCTTATGCTGCTTTGCTTACAGACTATTGGGGAGCCCCTATAAGTAGCCACAATTTTGTAAAGATTATTGGGTCGGATGTTACCTACTGGATTCCTGGTGAAGGAGGAAACATGGACTCAGATGCTATGTACTACCGCAAAACAAACCAGGAGACTGGCTATGCATCAGGTTTCTTTTCTACTAGTTACAGTGTTATCAACAATGTTAACGTCGCGCTTGATTTTATAGCCCAGCACAATGGAGATCCTTTCCCTAATGCTTCGCAAGCAGATAAGGAGCACAACTTGCCACGCATTGAAGGAGAGCTACTATTCCTTCGTGCTGTTACCTATCGATCTTTAGCTGCTATACACCTGCCTTGGTACAAAACAGAAGGAGGTAATGATGCACGCATCTTACCTTTGAGAACTACATTTCCAAGTACTGGAGAAGAAGCTGCTAGCTCTAAGATTGGAACAGTGGAGGAGATATGGCAGCAAATTGTTGCGGATTTGACTAAAGCGAAGGAACTACTGCCAGAGACTTACATGGCGGGAGTGCACCATCCTACTTATCAGCATGGAAGAGCAAACAAATTCGCAGCGGCAGCTATGCTGGCAAGAGTGCATTTCCAAATGGGCAACTGGGATGAAGCCATGAAAGAGCTGAATTTCGTAATCGATCAAAACGGTGGTCAGTATGACTTGAGCGAAGACCCAATAGACGCTTGGAACAAGGACTCTCCGATACGCGGCAGAGAAGTAATTTGGTACCAGTTGTTTTCTGACCCGAATGATGGGGGACGCAATTACCTTCACTATGCCAGTATAAATAAAAGCCACTACGAAGCAATGGGAGGTGGAGGACCGATTTCAACTGGTGGTAATAACAGCGTTGCCCCTTGGAACGGCTTTACCTGGAGCTACGATGCTTTAGCCCGTGTAGGTTGGATGGTAGATCCTAAAAACGGAGATTACACTGAAACAGAGGAGGCTAAAAGAGACAAGCGTTACCAACAGTTGTACTATCGTTACGAAGGCTATAAAGGCCCTCTAACACCAGAAGAGGAAGCGCTTGGTATATGGGAGGCGCGTTTCGAAGACGTTACCACACCAATGGTATGGGCAAATAAATATTACAGAGGCAACGTCGGAATCGAAACGAATGTACCCTTGCTTCGCCTAGCCGAGATGTACCTGACACGTGCTATCATTCGACACAGACAAGGAGACGTGGCAGGTGCGACTGCCGATGTGAACGTAGTTCGTGTTCGGGCGGGCCTAGATCCGCTTAGCTCAGTAACAGAGGAAGATATTCACAATGAACGCATCAAAGAGATGCACCAGGAAGGCGACCGCTTAGATTACTTGCGAGCACTCCACTTGCCAATTCCTCCGGGAGATCGTGATCCAAGCCAGCCATTTAGTACTATTGAGTATCCGTACACGGAGTATGCCTGGTCCATACCACAGCGTGAGAAAGATCTAAATGCGGGTTATACTGGATTATAA
- a CDS encoding alpha-L-fucosidase has product MRKGKFQLAICLLLLLSVCDLRAQTKNKKKITDLQRRTTTVSAQDTVPQMQWFKEAKLGIFIHWGIYAVNGIPESWSFYNGEISYNDYMKQLDGFTASKYDPTAWASLFKEAGAKYAVLTSKHHDGVALWDTKLSKLNVADSTPAKRDLIGPFVKALREKDLRIGFYFSHLDWSHPDYASIRYSSDDTREDLNSFAFPPVGKEDPARWENFLAFHRGQLKELGSRYKPDIFWFDGDWDRTVEQWRFKELRRQLHEWVPGVILNARMKGYGDYKTPEQGVPVIQPDGPWELCLTINDSWGYQGHDQNYKSTRQLLRIFTEVIGMGGNLLLDVGPKEDGTIPKPQEERLREIGKWIKKHEEAVYPTVAGLPLGHFYGPTTLSKDKKTIFLYQYDIPRDKIYLKGVRNKIKQIRVVGQEGNIAYTRNGGAHWVNIPGVLLIDVPQNMLDEYTTVIAVELEGELDLYHAAGEAVEVN; this is encoded by the coding sequence ATGAGGAAAGGAAAATTTCAGCTGGCCATATGCCTCTTGCTTCTATTAAGTGTGTGTGACTTACGTGCACAAACAAAGAACAAGAAAAAAATAACAGATCTACAGAGACGAACAACTACCGTCTCAGCGCAAGATACTGTGCCACAGATGCAGTGGTTTAAAGAAGCAAAACTTGGCATCTTCATTCACTGGGGAATCTACGCTGTGAACGGCATACCCGAATCTTGGTCTTTTTACAACGGCGAGATATCGTACAATGACTACATGAAGCAACTAGATGGGTTTACTGCAAGTAAATATGATCCGACGGCTTGGGCAAGTCTATTTAAGGAAGCTGGGGCGAAATACGCTGTTCTTACCTCGAAGCACCATGATGGGGTGGCGTTGTGGGATACAAAGTTGAGCAAACTGAATGTGGCAGACAGTACACCAGCTAAACGTGACTTGATAGGTCCTTTCGTAAAAGCACTTCGTGAAAAAGATCTGAGAATAGGCTTTTATTTCTCTCACCTGGATTGGTCTCACCCAGACTACGCCTCAATCCGCTACTCCAGCGACGACACAAGAGAAGATTTAAACTCGTTTGCTTTCCCGCCTGTGGGGAAAGAGGATCCTGCCCGTTGGGAGAATTTCCTGGCTTTCCATAGGGGGCAGTTAAAAGAGTTAGGCAGTCGCTACAAGCCAGATATCTTCTGGTTTGACGGAGACTGGGACAGAACTGTAGAGCAATGGCGCTTCAAAGAATTGCGGCGGCAGCTGCACGAGTGGGTGCCTGGGGTTATATTAAACGCCCGCATGAAAGGCTATGGCGACTACAAAACGCCTGAGCAAGGTGTGCCTGTCATACAACCTGATGGGCCATGGGAGCTGTGCCTGACTATTAACGACTCCTGGGGCTACCAAGGCCACGACCAAAATTATAAGTCAACACGGCAGCTTCTGCGCATTTTTACTGAGGTAATTGGTATGGGCGGAAATCTTTTGTTAGACGTAGGGCCTAAAGAAGATGGCACTATACCAAAGCCACAGGAGGAGCGCTTACGCGAAATAGGTAAGTGGATAAAGAAGCATGAGGAAGCAGTGTATCCAACAGTAGCAGGTTTGCCGCTAGGTCACTTCTATGGGCCAACTACCCTCTCAAAAGATAAGAAAACTATTTTTCTGTACCAATATGATATACCCCGCGATAAAATATACCTGAAAGGGGTGCGGAACAAAATTAAGCAGATAAGAGTGGTGGGGCAAGAAGGCAATATAGCATACACACGAAATGGAGGCGCGCACTGGGTTAATATACCAGGAGTGCTGCTGATAGATGTGCCGCAAAACATGCTCGATGAATACACCACTGTTATTGCTGTAGAGCTGGAGGGGGAGTTGGATCTATATCATGCTGCCGGAGAGGCGGTTGAAGTAAACTAG
- a CDS encoding putative collagen-binding domain-containing protein: protein MAEQPGKETPHQFVSLLKSDNSTTILAYIPEKATAKIYNKRNDAYDAQWFNPVSNQYSKAKITNKEGIIEAIPPAGNDMVLVLKRKGGQK from the coding sequence TTGGCCGAGCAGCCAGGTAAGGAGACGCCCCACCAGTTTGTTTCGCTCTTAAAGTCAGACAACAGCACAACTATACTGGCTTATATACCTGAGAAGGCAACCGCCAAAATCTACAATAAGAGAAACGATGCTTATGATGCGCAGTGGTTTAACCCTGTAAGCAACCAGTACTCAAAAGCTAAAATAACAAACAAGGAAGGCATTATAGAAGCGATACCGCCAGCAGGAAATGATATGGTGTTGGTTCTTAAAAGAAAAGGAGGACAGAAGTAG
- a CDS encoding DUF1593 domain-containing protein, which produces MLPFASIAQTSERLRTLVLTDIENEPDDAQSLVRFLTYSNQWDVEGIIATTSTHSKSKIADWRVHEILKAYDKVQPNLLKHEKGFPPYADLKTKVKKGLPVYGMNGVGEGKDSEGSEWIISVLEKNDDRPVWVLVWGGPNCLAQALWKIRKTKTPAEAEKLYKKVRVYTISDQDDSGPWIRKEFPNLFYICSPGFDAKGGYHHATWTGISGDTFLGRFQGANREVISKEWLRENIQENHGPLGAEYPDVAYLMEGDTPSFLYLISNGLNNPEHPNYGGWGGRYEFYKPRSQKWFSQPETRPIWADAVDEYFSPIDSHYHTSNKVTIWRWREEFQNDFAARMDWCVKDYRQANHPPVPALAHTENLSARSGEEVKLSAKGTTDPDGHELTYQWFHYPEPGTYASYEGAIKVEHADAMEAKVKAPHVDAPETAHFILKVTDKGSPRLTRYKRVVLHIQPAKQQVE; this is translated from the coding sequence ATGCTTCCTTTTGCCTCCATAGCGCAAACAAGTGAGCGTCTGAGAACGCTTGTGCTTACAGATATCGAAAACGAACCAGACGATGCTCAGTCTTTGGTCAGGTTCCTGACTTACTCCAACCAATGGGATGTGGAGGGAATAATTGCTACCACATCTACCCACTCAAAGAGCAAAATAGCCGATTGGCGTGTTCATGAAATTCTAAAGGCTTACGATAAGGTGCAGCCGAACCTGCTTAAGCATGAAAAAGGCTTTCCTCCCTATGCAGACCTTAAAACCAAAGTTAAAAAAGGTTTACCCGTTTACGGAATGAATGGTGTTGGTGAAGGCAAAGATTCTGAAGGCTCTGAGTGGATTATCAGTGTGCTCGAAAAAAACGATGACCGGCCTGTTTGGGTGCTGGTTTGGGGTGGTCCCAATTGCTTGGCACAGGCCCTTTGGAAAATAAGAAAAACTAAAACACCAGCTGAAGCAGAAAAGCTATACAAGAAAGTAAGGGTGTATACCATTTCAGATCAGGATGATTCCGGCCCCTGGATACGTAAGGAGTTTCCTAACCTTTTTTATATCTGTAGCCCAGGTTTCGATGCAAAGGGTGGCTACCATCATGCTACCTGGACGGGGATCTCAGGTGATACATTTTTGGGCCGTTTTCAGGGAGCTAACAGAGAGGTTATCAGTAAAGAATGGTTACGGGAGAACATACAGGAAAACCACGGTCCGCTGGGAGCAGAGTATCCTGATGTGGCATATCTTATGGAAGGAGACACACCTTCTTTTTTGTACTTGATTTCTAATGGCCTTAATAACCCTGAGCATCCAAACTACGGAGGCTGGGGTGGAAGGTATGAGTTCTACAAACCCAGATCACAGAAATGGTTTTCCCAACCTGAAACCCGCCCAATTTGGGCAGATGCTGTAGATGAGTATTTCTCGCCAATTGATAGCCACTACCACACAAGTAATAAAGTAACCATCTGGCGTTGGCGTGAAGAATTTCAAAATGACTTCGCAGCCCGCATGGATTGGTGTGTGAAAGACTATAGGCAGGCGAATCATCCTCCTGTGCCAGCATTGGCTCATACAGAAAATCTATCAGCAAGATCAGGAGAAGAGGTAAAGCTAAGTGCCAAAGGAACCACCGATCCTGACGGGCACGAACTGACTTACCAGTGGTTTCATTATCCTGAGCCAGGCACATATGCTTCTTATGAAGGAGCTATAAAAGTAGAGCATGCGGATGCCATGGAAGCAAAAGTAAAGGCACCCCATGTTGATGCTCCTGAAACGGCACATTTTATCTTGAAGGTTACAGATAAAGGCAGTCCAAGGCTAACACGCTATAAACGGGTTGTCCTGCACATTCAGCCAGCCAAGCAGCAGGTTGAATAG